Proteins encoded in a region of the Streptomyces sp. NBC_00258 genome:
- a CDS encoding CGNR zinc finger domain-containing protein, whose amino-acid sequence MLITHDTRCALDTVVDLVNTAPEDDTTDGLANVAGLHDFVQNHEISDVGTLSELDLSAVRKIRGRFASIFAAPDPRAAAALINELVAAAGTTPRLTDHDGYDWHVHYFAPGASVADHLAADCGMALAFFVVAGEQERLRRCEAPDCRRAFVDLSRNRSRRYCDSRTCGNRLHVAAYRARRKEAAG is encoded by the coding sequence GTGCTGATCACCCACGACACCCGGTGCGCCCTCGACACCGTGGTCGATCTGGTGAACACCGCACCGGAGGACGACACGACGGACGGGCTCGCGAACGTCGCGGGCCTGCACGATTTCGTACAGAACCACGAGATCAGCGATGTCGGCACCCTGTCCGAGCTGGATCTGTCGGCGGTACGCAAGATCCGGGGGCGATTCGCCTCGATCTTCGCGGCCCCGGATCCCCGGGCCGCCGCCGCGCTCATCAACGAACTGGTCGCCGCTGCGGGCACCACTCCGCGTCTCACGGATCACGACGGCTACGACTGGCACGTGCACTACTTCGCGCCGGGCGCGTCCGTCGCGGACCATCTCGCCGCCGACTGCGGCATGGCCCTGGCGTTCTTCGTGGTGGCCGGCGAACAGGAGCGGCTGCGCCGCTGCGAGGCACCGGACTGCCGACGCGCCTTCGTCGATCTCTCCCGCAACCGCTCCCGTCGCTACTGCGACAGCCGCACCTGCGGAAACCGTCTCCACGTGGCCGCATACCGGGCGCGTCGCAAGGAGGCGGCGGGCTGA
- a CDS encoding SsgA family sporulation/cell division regulator translates to MNTTVSCELHLRLVVSSESSLPVPAGLRYDTADPYAVHATFHTGAEETVEWVFARDLLAEGLHRPTGTGDVRVWPSRSHGQGVVCIALSSPEGEALLEAPARALESFLKRTDAAVPPGTEHRHFDLDTELSHILAES, encoded by the coding sequence ATGAACACCACGGTCAGCTGCGAGCTGCACCTGCGCCTCGTTGTGTCGAGCGAGTCCTCACTGCCTGTTCCCGCAGGACTGCGGTATGACACGGCCGATCCCTACGCCGTGCACGCCACCTTCCACACCGGAGCCGAAGAGACCGTCGAGTGGGTGTTCGCCCGCGACCTTCTGGCCGAGGGCCTGCACCGGCCCACCGGCACCGGCGACGTCCGCGTCTGGCCGTCGCGCAGCCACGGTCAGGGCGTCGTGTGCATCGCCCTGAGCTCTCCGGAGGGAGAGGCACTGCTCGAGGCCCCGGCGCGGGCCCTGGAGTCGTTCCTGAAGCGAACAGATGCCGCCGTGCCCCCTGGCACGGAACACCGGCACTTCGATCTCGACACGGAGCTCTCGCACATCCTGGCCGAAAGCTAG
- a CDS encoding TIGR02611 family protein has product MNTGSDETGEAVAAADGTKSEPALGSRAPEFIKARRALHLSWQVGVFIVGLAVVVAGVIMLPLPGPGWLVIFGGMAIWATEFVWAQLVLRWTKRKVTEATQKALDPKVRRRNIILTSIGLVIIAVLVGIYVWKFGFEMPWKIKE; this is encoded by the coding sequence ATGAATACGGGGAGTGACGAAACGGGGGAGGCCGTCGCGGCGGCCGATGGAACGAAGAGTGAGCCGGCGCTCGGATCCCGTGCGCCGGAATTCATCAAGGCACGACGGGCGCTGCACCTGAGCTGGCAGGTGGGCGTGTTCATCGTGGGTCTCGCGGTCGTCGTGGCCGGCGTGATCATGCTGCCACTGCCTGGACCGGGCTGGCTCGTGATCTTCGGCGGCATGGCGATCTGGGCGACCGAGTTCGTCTGGGCCCAGCTGGTGCTCCGCTGGACGAAGCGCAAGGTCACCGAGGCGACGCAGAAGGCGCTCGACCCCAAGGTGCGCCGCCGCAACATCATCCTGACGTCCATCGGGCTGGTGATCATCGCGGTGCTGGTCGGGATCTACGTCTGGAAGTTCGGCTTCGAGATGCCGTGGAAGATCAAGGAGTAA
- a CDS encoding ABC transporter substrate-binding protein — protein MGDNGSVERRTVLKAAGASLATLGLATTTACGGDSGGSGDGTVEIRFAWWGAEERAKRINQTIALFEKKYPKIKVKTDFQDYVAFWEKFQTQAAGGNPPDVFQNAVAFLRKYDKRSVLLDLKSQVDAGNLSLENFRAGVEKVGEVDGKLLGIPVGSNTMSLVVDEKVFEKAGIKPKEGWTWDEYFAALKKIHDSRKVAGDTGYFGIMYLYDLYLRQNGKAFFTEDGLGFDEAALTEWWQDGYNRVKAGIITDPKKVEQNKPKSSLASGDAASEFTWDNFTVRYATEGDSTYGLAPIPTTDGKQTGQYLSSLMLSGSARTKHPKEVAQFIDFMVHDPEVGKIMGYDRGILATTEQFDAYKPTDAPNQAIAKYEEDVAAAGVLGTITPHPAGADTVEAAFLRIAGDLSQGKTKVSDAVKQFFSEAETALAA, from the coding sequence GTGGGAGACAACGGGAGTGTTGAGAGGCGGACGGTCCTCAAGGCGGCTGGAGCGTCGCTGGCCACGCTGGGGCTGGCCACGACGACGGCCTGCGGGGGAGACAGCGGCGGATCGGGGGACGGAACCGTCGAGATCCGCTTTGCCTGGTGGGGCGCGGAGGAGCGCGCGAAGCGCATCAACCAGACCATCGCGCTCTTCGAGAAGAAGTACCCGAAGATCAAGGTGAAGACGGACTTCCAGGATTACGTGGCCTTTTGGGAGAAGTTCCAGACCCAGGCCGCGGGCGGGAATCCGCCGGACGTATTCCAGAACGCTGTCGCATTCCTGCGGAAGTACGACAAGAGAAGTGTTCTCCTCGATCTCAAGTCCCAAGTGGACGCCGGAAATCTGAGCCTCGAGAACTTCCGCGCCGGAGTCGAGAAGGTCGGCGAGGTGGACGGAAAGCTGCTCGGTATACCCGTCGGTTCCAACACGATGTCACTGGTCGTCGACGAGAAGGTCTTCGAGAAGGCCGGGATCAAGCCCAAGGAAGGGTGGACCTGGGACGAGTACTTCGCCGCCCTCAAGAAGATCCACGACAGCCGGAAGGTGGCGGGGGACACCGGCTACTTCGGGATCATGTACCTCTACGACCTCTACCTGCGCCAGAACGGCAAGGCGTTCTTCACGGAGGACGGTCTCGGCTTCGACGAGGCCGCCCTGACGGAGTGGTGGCAGGACGGCTACAACCGCGTCAAGGCGGGGATCATCACCGACCCGAAGAAGGTCGAGCAGAACAAGCCCAAGTCCTCCCTGGCCTCCGGCGACGCGGCCTCCGAGTTCACCTGGGACAACTTCACCGTGCGCTACGCCACGGAAGGCGACAGCACGTACGGGCTCGCGCCGATCCCGACGACCGACGGCAAGCAGACCGGCCAGTACCTCTCCTCGCTGATGCTGAGCGGCTCCGCCCGGACCAAGCACCCGAAGGAGGTCGCCCAGTTCATCGACTTCATGGTCCACGACCCCGAGGTCGGCAAGATCATGGGCTACGACCGCGGCATCCTGGCCACGACCGAGCAGTTCGACGCGTACAAGCCGACCGACGCCCCGAACCAGGCGATCGCCAAGTACGAGGAGGACGTCGCGGCGGCCGGGGTCCTCGGGACGATCACTCCGCACCCGGCGGGCGCCGACACCGTCGAAGCCGCGTTCCTGCGCATCGCCGGTGACCTGTCCCAGGGCAAGACCAAGGTCTCCGACGCGGTGAAGCAGTTCTTCTCCGAGGCCGAGACCGCGCTCGCCGCCTGA
- a CDS encoding carbohydrate ABC transporter permease, whose translation MGTAVTTLIKDSPPDAPEKRPGPPAAVRRRGRRENLAGYLFMSPWIAGFLLLTAGPMAASLYFAFTDYNLFDSPKWIGLDNFTRMLDDPRWQKSVEVTAKYVVIGTPLKLLLALGVALLLAQSRRGQAFYRAAFYAPSLIGASVSVGFVWRALFSDDAVVDRTQSFFGFDVGGWVGNPDWVLYSLVALTVWQFGAPMVIFLAGLKQVPKELYEAAEVDGAGPFKRFWSITLPMISPVLFFNVLLETIHSFQIFGSAYVVSNATCGPADSTLVYTCYLYQKGFKEAQMGFASAMAWMLLLAVALVTVVLFWSQKRWVHYEEASR comes from the coding sequence ATGGGAACAGCAGTGACGACGCTCATCAAGGACTCTCCGCCGGATGCTCCGGAGAAGCGTCCCGGTCCCCCCGCCGCCGTCAGGCGGCGGGGCCGCCGGGAGAATCTGGCCGGCTACCTCTTCATGTCCCCGTGGATCGCGGGCTTTCTGCTGCTGACCGCGGGGCCCATGGCCGCCTCGCTCTATTTCGCGTTCACGGACTACAACCTCTTCGACTCCCCGAAGTGGATCGGCCTCGACAACTTCACCAGGATGCTCGACGATCCGCGGTGGCAGAAGTCGGTGGAGGTGACGGCGAAGTACGTCGTCATCGGCACCCCGCTGAAGCTGCTGCTCGCGCTGGGTGTCGCCCTGCTGCTCGCGCAGAGCCGGCGCGGGCAGGCCTTCTACCGGGCCGCGTTCTACGCGCCCTCCCTGATCGGCGCGAGCGTGTCCGTCGGCTTCGTGTGGCGGGCGCTGTTCTCCGACGACGCCGTCGTGGACCGTACGCAGTCGTTCTTCGGCTTCGACGTCGGCGGCTGGGTCGGCAACCCGGACTGGGTGCTCTACAGCCTGGTGGCGCTCACCGTCTGGCAGTTCGGCGCCCCCATGGTCATCTTCCTCGCCGGGCTCAAGCAGGTCCCGAAGGAGCTGTACGAGGCGGCCGAGGTGGACGGCGCCGGGCCGTTCAAGCGGTTCTGGAGCATCACCCTGCCGATGATCTCTCCGGTGCTGTTCTTCAACGTGCTGCTGGAGACCATCCACTCGTTCCAGATCTTCGGCTCGGCGTACGTCGTCTCCAACGCCACCTGCGGACCGGCCGACTCCACGCTCGTCTACACCTGTTACCTGTACCAGAAGGGCTTCAAGGAGGCCCAGATGGGCTTCGCCTCCGCGATGGCCTGGATGCTGCTGCTCGCCGTGGCGCTGGTGACGGTGGTCCTCTTCTGGTCCCAGAAGCGGTGGGTGCACTACGAGGAGGCCTCCCGATGA
- a CDS encoding carbohydrate ABC transporter permease, translating into MSTTTTPATTPTPTTPRKSLDLGRKRTGSLAWHLGALLVLAVVLYPVIWVLGASFKPSREIIGSLELFPTSPILQNFKGLADGIADISIATFFENSLFYALGSVVGILISCSLTAYAFARIRFAGRNLMFSLMIGTLLLPYHVLLIPQYVMFQKMELINTYVPLLIGKYLATEAFFVFLMVQFMRNLPKELDEAARLDGCGHLRIYWSIVLPLCRPALITSAIFTFINAWNDFMGPLIYLNEPGKYTVSLGMMMFRDQEGVANYGGMIAMSLVALLPVLAFFLAFQRYLIDGMATSGLKG; encoded by the coding sequence ATGAGCACCACCACGACTCCGGCCACCACCCCGACGCCGACCACGCCGCGCAAGTCGCTGGACCTCGGGCGCAAGCGGACCGGGTCGCTCGCCTGGCACCTCGGTGCCCTGCTCGTCCTCGCGGTCGTCCTCTATCCCGTCATCTGGGTCCTCGGCGCCTCGTTCAAGCCCAGCCGGGAGATCATCGGCAGCCTGGAGCTCTTCCCGACCAGCCCGATCCTCCAGAACTTCAAGGGGCTCGCCGACGGCATCGCGGACATCTCGATCGCCACGTTCTTCGAGAACTCCCTCTTCTACGCGCTCGGCTCCGTCGTCGGCATCCTGATCTCCTGCTCGCTGACGGCGTACGCCTTCGCGCGCATCCGGTTCGCCGGGCGCAATCTGATGTTCTCGCTGATGATCGGCACGCTGCTGCTGCCGTACCACGTGCTGCTCATCCCGCAGTACGTGATGTTCCAGAAGATGGAGCTCATCAACACCTATGTACCGCTGCTGATCGGCAAGTACCTGGCGACCGAGGCGTTCTTCGTCTTCCTCATGGTGCAGTTCATGCGGAACCTGCCGAAGGAACTCGACGAGGCGGCGCGGCTCGACGGCTGCGGGCATCTGCGGATCTACTGGTCGATCGTGCTGCCGCTCTGCCGTCCGGCGCTCATCACCAGCGCGATCTTCACCTTCATCAACGCCTGGAACGACTTCATGGGCCCGCTGATCTACCTCAACGAGCCCGGCAAGTACACCGTCTCGCTGGGCATGATGATGTTCCGCGACCAGGAGGGCGTCGCCAACTACGGCGGCATGATCGCCATGTCGCTGGTGGCGCTGCTGCCCGTGCTGGCCTTCTTCCTCGCCTTCCAGCGGTACCTGATCGACGGCATGGCGACCTCCGGGCTGAAGGGCTGA
- a CDS encoding exo-rhamnogalacturonan lyase family protein, which translates to MSPIPRRSLLKAAAVAGAAAQFSWALGAQDAQAAPRAEAADADPVTLDWLEDGGLGAAPGSTVGVPWPKGAYEKEQTFALTDGDGKEVPVQSWPIGYWPDGSLKWTAHAVGPGAGSGKLTLAAGSPAAPAKKVTVDKRGGSIDVSTGVITAKIGKSGSTLVKSVLRGSTEIAKDGRLVLLRQPEIEDGDQGAEKYERFESAISEVEVEQDGPVRAVVRIDGKHRKGSRSWLPFSVRLYFYAGAESFRMVHTITFDGTQEPGKASGDFIRGIGVRFKVPMRDAAYDRHIRIGGEGTGLLREAVKGITGLRRDPGTAVRTAQFEGKKLPNPSTWDQRVTTRLQYIPEWGDYTLSQLSADGFTVRKRTKKGHGWIGAGGGRRASGFGYVGGASGGLAFGLRDFWEKFPAQLDIRNAQTDEAEVTMWLWSPEAQPMDLRFYHDGMGQDTYPEQLEGLNITYEDYEPGFGRPYGIARTSELLFWAHESTPGAEAMAEQVEAVRTPPQLAAPPKHLVEAGVFGRLFSEPDRTTAAKAKIEDHLDFLFTYYKDQVEMRRWYGFWDYGDIMHSYDPSRHQWCYDVGGYAWDNSELSPDLWLWFAYMRSGRADIFRFAEAMTRHTGEVDVYHLGKWAGLGTRHGVQHYADSAKQQRIANTTYRRYYYFLTADERVGDLMHANVDSDETFLVLDPIRKIRTEPYEPDRNALSIGFGTDWSGLVSAWLTEWERRGPKWEKAKARVLSTMETIAAQPNGFVQGSALYDLDTGKFAVADKAVVGVSHLSAMFGLVELNAELLDQIDMPKFKEAWLDYCRYFNATKAEQKARYGSDFGSLLLFQGHARQDAYAAVQLGDDALAARAWRQFYNSADAWDYKESTDWSTKKVDGPTGLVPGSEASWVSTNTTALYGLAAIQNLALVGDKMP; encoded by the coding sequence ATGTCTCCCATCCCCCGTAGGTCCCTCCTCAAGGCGGCCGCCGTCGCCGGAGCCGCCGCCCAGTTCAGCTGGGCCCTGGGCGCACAGGACGCGCAGGCCGCGCCGAGAGCCGAAGCCGCCGACGCGGACCCGGTGACCCTGGACTGGCTGGAGGACGGCGGCCTCGGCGCCGCCCCCGGCTCGACCGTGGGCGTGCCCTGGCCGAAGGGCGCGTACGAGAAGGAGCAGACGTTCGCGCTGACCGACGGCGACGGCAAGGAGGTGCCCGTCCAGTCCTGGCCGATCGGCTACTGGCCGGACGGATCGCTGAAGTGGACGGCGCACGCGGTCGGGCCGGGGGCGGGCAGCGGCAAGCTCACGCTCGCCGCGGGGTCGCCCGCCGCACCCGCGAAGAAGGTGACCGTCGACAAGCGCGGCGGTTCCATCGACGTGTCGACCGGTGTCATCACCGCGAAGATCGGCAAGAGCGGCTCCACGCTGGTGAAATCCGTACTGCGCGGCTCGACGGAGATCGCCAAGGACGGCCGTCTCGTGCTGCTGCGCCAGCCCGAGATCGAGGACGGCGACCAGGGCGCGGAGAAGTACGAGCGGTTCGAGAGCGCCATCAGTGAGGTCGAGGTCGAGCAGGACGGGCCGGTCCGCGCGGTCGTCCGTATCGACGGCAAGCACCGCAAGGGCAGCCGGAGTTGGCTGCCCTTCTCGGTCCGGCTCTACTTCTACGCGGGTGCCGAGTCGTTCCGCATGGTGCACACGATCACCTTCGACGGCACCCAGGAGCCAGGGAAGGCCAGCGGCGACTTCATCCGTGGCATCGGCGTCCGGTTCAAGGTGCCGATGCGCGACGCCGCTTACGACCGGCACATCCGTATCGGCGGCGAGGGCACCGGTCTGCTGCGCGAGGCCGTCAAGGGCATCACCGGTCTGCGCCGGGACCCGGGCACGGCCGTGCGCACCGCCCAGTTCGAGGGCAAGAAGCTGCCCAACCCGTCGACCTGGGACCAGCGGGTGACCACCCGCCTCCAGTACATCCCCGAGTGGGGCGACTACACCCTCTCCCAGCTCTCCGCGGACGGCTTCACGGTCCGCAAGCGGACCAAGAAGGGCCACGGCTGGATCGGCGCGGGCGGCGGCCGGCGCGCGAGCGGCTTCGGGTACGTCGGCGGCGCGAGCGGCGGACTCGCCTTCGGGCTGCGGGACTTCTGGGAGAAGTTCCCCGCCCAGCTCGACATCCGCAACGCGCAGACCGACGAGGCCGAGGTCACCATGTGGCTCTGGTCGCCCGAGGCACAGCCCATGGACCTGCGCTTCTACCACGACGGCATGGGCCAGGACACGTACCCCGAACAGCTCGAAGGCCTCAACATCACCTACGAGGACTACGAGCCCGGGTTCGGCAGGCCCTACGGCATCGCCCGTACCAGTGAACTCCTCTTCTGGGCCCACGAGTCGACGCCGGGCGCCGAGGCGATGGCCGAGCAGGTGGAGGCCGTGCGCACGCCTCCGCAGCTCGCCGCCCCGCCCAAGCACCTAGTCGAGGCGGGCGTCTTCGGCCGGCTGTTCTCCGAGCCGGACCGCACCACCGCCGCCAAGGCGAAGATCGAGGACCACCTCGACTTCCTCTTCACCTATTACAAGGACCAGGTGGAGATGCGCCGTTGGTACGGCTTCTGGGACTACGGCGACATCATGCACAGCTACGACCCGAGCCGGCACCAGTGGTGCTACGACGTCGGCGGCTACGCCTGGGACAACTCCGAGCTCTCGCCCGACCTGTGGCTCTGGTTCGCGTACATGCGCTCCGGCCGCGCCGACATCTTCCGCTTCGCCGAGGCCATGACCCGGCACACCGGCGAGGTCGACGTCTACCACCTCGGCAAGTGGGCGGGCCTCGGCACCCGCCACGGCGTCCAGCACTACGCGGACAGCGCCAAGCAGCAGCGCATCGCCAACACCACCTACCGGCGCTACTACTACTTCCTCACCGCGGACGAACGCGTCGGCGACCTCATGCACGCCAACGTCGACTCCGACGAGACGTTCCTCGTCCTCGACCCCATCCGCAAGATCCGCACCGAGCCGTACGAGCCGGACCGTAACGCGCTCTCGATCGGCTTCGGCACCGACTGGAGCGGTCTGGTCTCCGCGTGGCTCACCGAGTGGGAGCGGCGCGGGCCCAAGTGGGAGAAGGCGAAGGCGCGGGTCCTGTCGACGATGGAGACCATCGCCGCCCAGCCCAACGGGTTCGTCCAGGGCAGTGCCCTGTACGACCTGGACACCGGGAAGTTCGCCGTCGCGGACAAGGCCGTGGTCGGCGTCTCGCACCTCTCGGCCATGTTCGGCCTGGTCGAGCTGAACGCCGAGCTGCTCGACCAGATCGACATGCCGAAGTTCAAGGAGGCGTGGCTCGACTACTGCCGCTACTTCAACGCCACGAAGGCCGAGCAGAAGGCCCGCTACGGCTCCGACTTCGGCTCCCTGCTGCTCTTCCAGGGCCACGCACGGCAGGACGCGTACGCAGCCGTGCAGTTGGGCGACGACGCGCTGGCCGCGCGGGCGTGGCGGCAGTTCTACAACAGTGCCGACGCGTGGGACTACAAGGAGTCGACGGACTGGTCCACGAAGAAGGTCGACGGGCCGACCGGCTTGGTCCCGGGCAGCGAGGCGTCGTGGGTTTCGACGAACACGACGGCGTTGTACGGGTTGGCGGCGATTCAGAATCTGGCGTTGGTGGGCGACAAGATGCCGTGA
- a CDS encoding SCO7613 C-terminal domain-containing membrane protein: MTNIPPPAEELRILDHELRQLDARRAQLLARRSWLLGVLRSAEAQAPAWGPAQTPAIWSAPAPRPRPEATAPSVQNVLLVLGGVLLTVAAIAFTLVSWGHLGIAGRAAVLGAVTFAALAAPVPLLKRGLRSTAESVAGLGLVLTVLDAYALHEAALPEVDGTGYAAAATALLAVLWTAYGRSLGALRLPFPAAMATAQLPLLLWVVAAGAGHHTITAALLVTAAFDTVVALSVSVRSVRVVASVGAYGTGAWGVLAAGWLSWEATGPGAAARAAALLALAAAIALGAAWRAPAAQAAPGLSLTGGLITVAAAGGVLRSVLPDAWTVPGHLVCGVALLAVRGTRLPESVRRGLRWSSASVQALAVAWALPLVTVVLVGPVGWVDRVWSGAPSDARDAVTVSTPWPSNMETAPLVPAAVAAVLFLALRGGPHRSLALSGALGLAWAAVLVLPATLELPYAAGLLTLGVTTAAALTAAAYSRRADLTGDGAERPTGPPARPRLSPITLTTLGLALLTSLHLVALSLAAETATLAVLGSLTALFAAVAAWQKHEIRAVSAAVSLAYATALACATGASLGWQPHHIALLVLLVPATAALLAARFKDATPTLSVEITGAVAALVAIGLAVMEPPVLALVLALCGVIAAGTAVRPDRRQVGYAAAALFVLATWVRLASWEVGSPEAYTLPVTVPALVVGFVRRRRDQRTSSWTAYGPGLSVTLLPSLLAAWGDLDWPRPLLLGAAALLVTLVGARQRLQALLVLGGGTLALVALHELAPYIAQAMGAVPRWVPPALAGLLLLALGATYEQRLRDARRVREVLGRMR, encoded by the coding sequence ATGACGAACATTCCGCCACCGGCCGAGGAGTTGCGGATCCTCGATCACGAGCTGCGGCAACTGGACGCGCGCAGGGCCCAACTGCTGGCCCGCCGGTCCTGGCTGCTCGGTGTGCTCCGGTCGGCCGAGGCCCAGGCTCCGGCCTGGGGCCCGGCCCAGACGCCGGCCATCTGGTCGGCGCCCGCGCCCCGCCCCCGGCCCGAGGCCACGGCTCCCAGCGTGCAGAACGTGCTGCTCGTGCTCGGCGGCGTCCTGCTGACCGTCGCGGCGATCGCGTTCACGCTGGTCAGCTGGGGGCACTTGGGCATCGCAGGCCGGGCAGCGGTCCTCGGCGCGGTCACCTTCGCCGCGCTCGCCGCTCCCGTGCCGCTGCTGAAGCGCGGGCTCCGCTCGACTGCCGAGTCGGTGGCGGGCCTCGGCCTGGTGCTGACGGTGCTCGACGCCTACGCCCTGCACGAGGCCGCCCTCCCGGAGGTGGACGGCACCGGATACGCGGCCGCCGCGACCGCGCTCCTGGCCGTGCTGTGGACGGCGTACGGGCGGTCGCTCGGCGCCCTGCGCCTGCCGTTCCCGGCGGCGATGGCGACGGCCCAACTCCCGCTGCTGCTCTGGGTGGTGGCGGCCGGTGCGGGCCATCACACGATCACGGCGGCGCTGCTGGTGACGGCCGCGTTCGACACGGTCGTGGCCCTCTCGGTGTCCGTGCGGTCCGTACGTGTCGTCGCCTCCGTCGGCGCGTACGGGACGGGCGCCTGGGGCGTTCTGGCGGCCGGCTGGCTCTCGTGGGAGGCCACCGGTCCGGGCGCCGCCGCCCGTGCGGCGGCGCTCCTCGCCCTCGCCGCGGCGATCGCGCTGGGGGCCGCGTGGCGTGCCCCCGCCGCGCAGGCCGCCCCCGGTCTCTCGTTGACCGGCGGCCTGATCACCGTCGCCGCGGCGGGCGGCGTGCTCCGCTCGGTACTGCCCGACGCGTGGACGGTTCCGGGCCATCTGGTGTGCGGCGTCGCGTTGTTGGCCGTGCGCGGCACCCGGCTGCCGGAGTCCGTACGCCGTGGCCTGCGGTGGTCCTCCGCGAGTGTGCAGGCCCTGGCCGTGGCATGGGCTCTGCCCCTCGTCACCGTGGTCCTCGTGGGCCCCGTCGGCTGGGTGGACCGTGTGTGGTCCGGTGCGCCTTCGGACGCCCGGGACGCGGTGACGGTCTCCACGCCCTGGCCGTCGAACATGGAGACGGCTCCGCTGGTGCCGGCCGCGGTCGCGGCGGTGCTGTTCCTGGCATTGCGAGGCGGGCCGCACCGGTCCCTCGCCCTGAGCGGTGCGCTCGGTCTGGCCTGGGCCGCGGTCCTCGTCCTGCCCGCCACTCTCGAACTCCCTTACGCAGCAGGCCTACTGACGCTGGGCGTGACCACGGCTGCCGCCCTGACGGCCGCGGCGTACAGTCGTCGCGCGGACCTGACCGGCGACGGAGCCGAACGTCCAACAGGACCCCCGGCGCGTCCCCGCCTCTCCCCCATCACGCTGACCACCCTCGGCCTCGCGCTCCTCACCTCGCTCCACCTCGTCGCGCTCTCCCTGGCCGCCGAAACGGCCACACTGGCCGTACTCGGAAGCCTGACCGCCCTGTTCGCGGCGGTCGCCGCGTGGCAGAAGCACGAGATCCGGGCCGTCTCGGCCGCCGTGTCCCTCGCGTACGCCACCGCGCTGGCCTGCGCCACGGGCGCGTCCCTGGGCTGGCAGCCGCACCACATCGCGCTGCTCGTGCTGCTGGTGCCTGCCACGGCCGCGCTGCTTGCGGCCCGGTTCAAGGACGCGACGCCGACGCTGTCCGTCGAGATCACGGGAGCCGTCGCCGCACTGGTGGCGATCGGCCTCGCGGTCATGGAACCGCCCGTGCTCGCCCTCGTCCTGGCCCTGTGCGGCGTGATCGCCGCGGGCACGGCGGTCCGGCCGGACCGCCGGCAGGTCGGCTACGCGGCGGCGGCCCTGTTCGTGCTGGCCACCTGGGTCCGGCTGGCGTCCTGGGAGGTCGGCTCCCCCGAGGCGTACACCCTGCCGGTGACCGTGCCCGCGCTGGTCGTCGGGTTCGTCCGCAGGCGGCGGGACCAGCGGACCTCGTCCTGGACGGCCTACGGGCCCGGCCTGTCGGTGACCCTGCTGCCGAGCCTTCTCGCGGCATGGGGCGACCTCGACTGGCCGCGCCCGCTGCTGCTCGGCGCGGCGGCACTCCTGGTCACCCTCGTCGGCGCCCGGCAACGCCTGCAGGCCCTGCTCGTCCTCGGCGGCGGCACCCTCGCCCTGGTCGCCCTCCACGAACTGGCCCCGTACATCGCCCAGGCGATGGGCGCGGTACCCCGCTGGGTACCTCCGGCACTGGCCGGCCTCCTGCTCCTCGCCCTGGGCGCCACATACGAGCAGCGCCTACGCGACGCCCGCCGAGTCCGAGAGGTCCTGGGAAGGATGCGCTGA
- a CDS encoding SRPBCC family protein, translating to MDWTHYRFRSLWSVAAPLGEVFDALADAERYPRWWPQVREVTPLDASSGVVRIRSVLPYDLFFTGREVRRDPADGVLEIAMTGDVDGWARWTLATDGTGTRARYDQEVHVTKPLLRRLAVPGRPAFRANHALMMRAGRKGLVAYLRGTPSREP from the coding sequence ATGGACTGGACGCATTACCGCTTCCGCAGCCTGTGGTCGGTCGCCGCCCCGCTCGGCGAGGTCTTCGACGCGCTGGCCGACGCCGAACGCTATCCGCGCTGGTGGCCGCAGGTGCGCGAGGTGACACCCCTCGACGCGAGCAGCGGCGTCGTCCGCATCCGCTCGGTGCTGCCGTACGACCTGTTCTTCACCGGGCGCGAGGTGCGCCGCGATCCGGCGGACGGGGTCCTGGAGATCGCGATGACCGGCGACGTGGACGGCTGGGCGCGGTGGACCCTCGCCACCGACGGGACCGGCACCCGCGCCCGCTACGACCAGGAGGTCCATGTGACCAAGCCGCTGCTGAGGCGGCTCGCCGTGCCCGGACGGCCCGCGTTCCGCGCCAACCACGCGCTGATGATGCGGGCCGGGCGGAAGGGGCTGGTCGCCTACCTTCGCGGCACCCCTTCGCGCGAACCGTGA